The nucleotide sequence TAGCCAGTGAAGGGGCTATGAGTTTGTTTAAGCGAACTAATGGGAAGCAGACCATTTATATAGCCATTAATAACGATGTAAGTACGAAGGTAATCGAGCTCGAGGAGCTGGATAGTAACCAGCAATTAAGAGGTTTATTACTGGATAATATTGTTCGACAGTCTGACCAAGGTGTCCACAAGATTGCACTAGAGCGTGAAACTGCTGATATTTTTCTTGTGCAGGAGGATACTGGGATGAATTGGGCCTTTATTTCATTTGTAATTCTTGTTATGGCTGGGTTTATTGCCGCTGTTATCGTTTTGAGCATTCGAAGTAAAAAGAAAAACCAAGACTAAGCGAACGGGCTTCGTCTTGGTTTTTGATTATTTTTATCCAAATAAACATTTCAATTTTTCGCTCTCCGCATTTTGAGCATATACAGAATATTACTTATACGGATGATTTAAAAAGAAAATGGCAATTGTTCCTGGTCCTGCATGTGCTCCAATGGAAGAGCCAACCATTTCAATATGAATGTCATCGTTATGGAAGGTTTCTTTTATCATATCGGAGACGAGAGTGGCCGTTTCCAAGTCATCTCCATGGCTAATGCCGATTGGTTGGGTTCTCAAATCAACCCCTCGTTCTTCCATGACCTCCAGCATTCGCTTAAATACTTTTTTAGAACCACGAATTTTTTCTAGTGGAATTAATTTTCCGTCTTCCATATGTAGCAAAGGTTTAATCTTTAGTAGAGTCCCGACAAATGCAGCTGTTTTACTCACACGGCCACCACGATATAAATATTCGAGGTCATCTACCGTGAAGATATGTTCCATATGTTCTGCATGATATTTGCTCATTTCTAATATGGAGGAGAAGTCTTTTCCTTCTTGTGCCATTTTAGCAGCACGAAGAACAACTAAACCTAACCCTAAGGAAGCGCCTTTAGTATCTATGATTTCAAATTGCCAATCCGGATAAGCTTCCTTTACTTCTTGTTCCATTAGTTTCGCGGCTTGATATGTACCTGATAATTCAGAAGAAAAAGCGGGATAAATACAAGGTTGGTTTTGCTCTGCATATTTGGTGAAAACATCCTTAAACGTTTGTGGCGATACTTGTGAAGTTTTAGGGGCTTTTCCATTTCGCATAGCATCATATACGGTTTTTGCCGAGATAGTTTTGCCATCCTCGAAGTTTTGATCATCTAACTGTACGGTTAATGAGAGAATATCGATATCATACTGTTTGACACTTTCTTCTCCTAAATCACACGCGGAATCTGCTAGGATTTTTACATTCATTCCTTCACCTTCTTTATATTCTTTTTATTCACGTAACATAAATCTGAATAACTACTCTAACTGTATGAAAATATCTATGTAAGTCGATAATGTTACTAATATTGTATGTCCTGGAGATAAGTTAGTCAAAGTTTTTTCATATTAGAGGATGTTCAAAAAGTCTGGTAAAGAAAACTTGGTGAAACCAAGCCATAGGCGCAGGTTGAACCATAGTTGCCCTTATACTATTTATCTAATGATAGTGTAAAAATCGCTTTGAACTTCTGCGTTGGCTTTCTTCTCAAAATCGGTGCACCTTCGTCTTCTAGCACTTTCAAGGAAGTAATTTTCCTCGGTGCAAGGCAGCAAGGAAGATACTTCGCTGAAGTGGCCTTCCTCATGTATCTGAAAACATATATTCCGGTACTCGAAGCTGCGCCGCCTTGAATTTCTTTGCGCTTTTTAGCCTCCTTTTTGAACACGCACTATTAGGAAATAGGATGAAGTTTACTTGAAAATTTGGTTAAACCTCTTTAAAAAGATAACGATATGGATTATATTTAACGATTGTTGGGTATTGGAACATAGCTGTGTCTGTTACATAGAGTAACAAAGAAACAAATCAGGAAGGAGGGCACAAATGTTTTTATTTGAAGTGAAACGTATAGTCGTTGTGTTGTTCGGAGCATTGTTAGGTGCGTTGTCCTTAAATTTATTTCTCATTAGTGCTAAGGTTTATGCAAGTGGATTTACAGGGGTAGCACAGTTGACTTCGAGTATAATGAATGATTTTCTAGGTATTGAAGGGGTAAGTACTGGTATTTTATTATTTATTTTAAATATTCCGGTTGCTATCCTCGGTTGGTTTAAGGTTGGAAAGGGATTTACGATATATAGTGCCATTTCGGTTGCAGCAACTTCTGTGTTTTTAGAAATCATTCCTGTCGTACAATTATCGGAAGATATTATTTTAAATGCTGTTTTCGGTGGTTTAATTGCTGGAATCGGTGTTGGATTTACATTGAAGTGGGGGGCCTCTACGGGAGGACTTGATATTATCGCCATGGTGCTTTCCCGAATGAAGGATCGTCCAATAGGAAGCTTTTTTATGGTGATTAACGGTATCATCATTGCATTAGCCGGAATCATTTATGAACCGGAAAATGCCTTATATACATTGGTAACATTATATGTAACGACCCGTGTCATCGATGCCATTCATACGCGTCATGAAAAAGTAACCGCGATGATTGTGACAAGAGAAGCAGACCGCCTTCAAAAAGCGATTCACGATACGATGGTTCGAGGAATCACCATTTTACCAGCAAGAGGTGCCTACACAAAAGAAGACAAGGATATGATGGTCCTTGTTATTACAAGGTATGAATTGTATGACTTAGAACGGATTATTAAAGAAGTAGACCCAAATGCGTTTACGAATGTTGTTCAGACCACGGGAATATTCGGTTTCTTCAGAAGAAATGATTAAAGAATCAAATTGGGTGCTTAGCTGAACTAGGAGCTGGGCGTGGCTATTATAGTAACCAGGCGAATTTTTCCTAAGATTAAAAAAAGGAGCACATTCTACTGTGCTCCTCGTTTTTCCTTAATATCCGTGTTTTTCGATAACTTCCTTTACGTTTGCGCTCAAGCCTTCCCAATCTGCATCCATTTGTTTATTTACGGTAATGAAGTTTTGAAAACCGAAAACGTTATCCACTCCATCTAGTTCCATCAGTTCAT is from Radiobacillus kanasensis and encodes:
- a CDS encoding DegV family protein; the encoded protein is MNVKILADSACDLGEESVKQYDIDILSLTVQLDDQNFEDGKTISAKTVYDAMRNGKAPKTSQVSPQTFKDVFTKYAEQNQPCIYPAFSSELSGTYQAAKLMEQEVKEAYPDWQFEIIDTKGASLGLGLVVLRAAKMAQEGKDFSSILEMSKYHAEHMEHIFTVDDLEYLYRGGRVSKTAAFVGTLLKIKPLLHMEDGKLIPLEKIRGSKKVFKRMLEVMEERGVDLRTQPIGISHGDDLETATLVSDMIKETFHNDDIHIEMVGSSIGAHAGPGTIAIFFLNHPYK
- a CDS encoding YitT family protein, which gives rise to MFLFEVKRIVVVLFGALLGALSLNLFLISAKVYASGFTGVAQLTSSIMNDFLGIEGVSTGILLFILNIPVAILGWFKVGKGFTIYSAISVAATSVFLEIIPVVQLSEDIILNAVFGGLIAGIGVGFTLKWGASTGGLDIIAMVLSRMKDRPIGSFFMVINGIIIALAGIIYEPENALYTLVTLYVTTRVIDAIHTRHEKVTAMIVTREADRLQKAIHDTMVRGITILPARGAYTKEDKDMMVLVITRYELYDLERIIKEVDPNAFTNVVQTTGIFGFFRRND
- a CDS encoding NifU N-terminal domain-containing protein is translated as MSVHIETTPNPNALKFTTDSMIFEGNNSVSVMPGQTSEHAILNELMELDGVDNVFGFQNFITVNKQMDADWEGLSANVKEVIEKHGY